Proteins from a single region of Chelonoidis abingdonii isolate Lonesome George chromosome 20, CheloAbing_2.0, whole genome shotgun sequence:
- the LOC116830188 gene encoding C-C motif chemokine 5-like gives MKVSVAALAILLIAAFCSQASAAGPQALNTPRVCCYKYSLKPISRSRVVKYEYTSSDCSKPAVIFTTIKGKTLCTNPDEKWVRDIVIQLRAREAVSMAPLA, from the exons ATGAAAGTCTCTGTGGCTGCCCTCGCCATTCTCCTCATCGCTGCCTTCTGCTCGCAGGCCTCAGCTGCTGGTCCAC AGGCACTCAACACCCCAAGAGTCTGCTGCTATAAATACTCTCTCAAACCAATTTCACGGAGCCGCGTGGTGAAGTATGAATACACCAGCAGTGACTGCTCCAAGCCGGCTGTGAT CTTCACCACCATCAAAGGCAAAACATTATGCACCAATCCAGATGAGAAATGGGTCCGGGATATTGTGATTCAGCTGAGGGCGAGGGAAGCCGTTTCAATGGCACCCTTAGCCTAG